In Streptococcus parasuis, the following proteins share a genomic window:
- a CDS encoding carbohydrate kinase family protein: MGKCLVIGSTVCDVMIYLDQLPGRQGDAHIRKQVMSLGGCAFNVVTILHQLGVDYDFISPVGSGLYGTFVKSELKKLGIETSIALDGENGCCYCFVESDGERTFLSHHGVEYRFDPSWLEGLDLSSYEYIYVCGLELEEETGQLLVDSLTDCPTPIIFAPGPRGNKIPSERMQQLLDLSPILHVNEQESIDLTQDVDVEKATIQLFNRTGRAVIVTRGKNGAIAFDGGWHKVASFPATVKDTIGAGDSHVGALMAALAIGKNLKQGLKFANLVSSYIVSQEGVHLEEIQYKELKERLTNIGEWEWERHP, from the coding sequence ATGGGAAAATGTTTGGTCATAGGATCAACAGTCTGTGATGTAATGATATATTTGGATCAATTACCGGGTCGTCAAGGAGATGCACACATAAGAAAACAAGTTATGTCTCTTGGTGGTTGTGCATTTAATGTTGTTACTATTCTCCACCAGCTCGGGGTAGATTATGATTTTATTTCACCAGTTGGCTCAGGTCTTTATGGAACATTCGTTAAAAGTGAATTAAAGAAACTGGGTATTGAAACGTCAATTGCTTTAGATGGAGAAAATGGCTGTTGCTATTGTTTTGTAGAGTCAGATGGTGAACGAACATTTTTATCGCATCATGGAGTAGAATATCGTTTTGATCCCTCTTGGTTGGAAGGACTTGATTTATCCTCTTATGAATATATCTATGTCTGTGGATTAGAATTGGAAGAGGAAACGGGCCAGCTATTGGTCGATAGTTTGACAGATTGCCCGACTCCCATTATCTTTGCGCCTGGACCGCGGGGAAATAAAATTCCTTCTGAAAGAATGCAACAGTTACTGGATTTATCTCCAATCTTGCATGTCAATGAGCAGGAATCAATTGATTTAACTCAAGATGTAGATGTTGAGAAGGCTACAATACAGCTTTTTAATCGGACTGGCCGAGCAGTGATTGTGACCAGAGGAAAAAATGGGGCGATTGCTTTTGATGGGGGTTGGCATAAAGTGGCTAGTTTTCCAGCAACTGTAAAAGATACGATTGGAGCAGGTGATAGTCATGTTGGAGCTTTGATGGCTGCACTGGCAATCGGAAAAAACCTAAAACAAGGCTTGAAATTTGCCAATCTTGTCTCTAGCTATATCGTTTCTCAGGAGGGAGTCCATCTTGAAGAGATACAGTATAAAGAATTAAAAGAGCGTTTGACGAATATAGGAGAATGGGAGTGGGAAAGACATCCATGA